The bacterium genome window below encodes:
- a CDS encoding class I SAM-dependent methyltransferase, which produces MSWYKRWFADEHYMALYAHRDDSEARRAIDLFEQRALTVRDRYCLDLACGTGRHAFELARRGARVLAADLSPTLLAAAARKTQRYAGSMQLLQADMRRLPISPHSLDAVLQLFTAFGYFRSDEENAAVIAGVRRSMKSGGMYLLDFLNAAQVRADLVPQSEQRMNGVLVRQERRIHDDRVEKRITITSDDGEHQFEESVRLFTLDDFRSMFQKNGFVLDSVAGDYDGRAFDDASPRCLMFARAE; this is translated from the coding sequence ATGTCCTGGTACAAGCGATGGTTCGCCGACGAGCATTACATGGCGCTGTATGCCCATCGTGATGACAGCGAAGCGCGTCGCGCCATCGACCTGTTTGAACAGCGCGCGCTCACGGTTCGTGACCGCTATTGCCTGGATCTGGCCTGCGGCACCGGCAGGCATGCCTTCGAACTTGCAAGGCGCGGCGCCCGCGTCCTTGCCGCAGACCTCTCCCCAACCCTGCTCGCAGCCGCCGCGCGCAAAACACAGCGCTATGCCGGCAGCATGCAATTACTGCAGGCCGATATGCGGCGGCTGCCGATTTCGCCGCACAGCCTCGACGCCGTGCTGCAGCTGTTCACCGCCTTCGGCTACTTTCGCAGTGATGAAGAAAATGCCGCCGTTATTGCAGGTGTGCGGCGCAGCATGAAAAGCGGCGGCATGTACCTTCTCGATTTCCTGAACGCCGCGCAGGTACGCGCGGATCTTGTTCCGCAAAGCGAACAGCGCATGAACGGCGTACTCGTCCGCCAGGAGCGCCGCATCCACGACGACCGCGTCGAAAAACGCATCACCATCACTTCCGACGACGGCGAACACCAGTTCGAAGAATCCGTGCGCCTCTTTACCCTCGACGATTTTCGCAGTATGTTCCAGAAAAATGGATTCGTGCTCGATAGCGTCGCCGGTGATTATGACGGCCGCGCCTTCGACGACGCCTCCCCCCGCTGTCTGATGTTCGCCCGGGCCGAATGA
- a CDS encoding RecQ family ATP-dependent DNA helicase, protein MQNASFDDALRALRHHFGYENFRPGQDHIVKTILEGKNTVAVMPTGGGKSICYQIPAVLFEGLTIVISPLISLMQDQVAALERARIKATFINSMLDYQEVLARLDKARNGWYKLMYVAPERFESKTFIERMKGIRIAMFAVDEAHCISEWGHDFRPSYMKLKDALAELGSPLTVALTATATPDVRQDIQHQLSLENPEVIVRGFNRANLTLAVMRGVNKRDEILRLCTNDDCGIVYAGTRNNVEEIAIMLRQHGIAAESYHGGMQSGARQDVQNRFMDGRTRVIVATTAFGMGIDKRDVRFVVHHDMPSTLEQYYQEAGRAGRDGKESVCTLLYHPKDRSLPEFFIRNTFPDRTLIQKTYAQLHQFAGNQLGQSFDGLVAHTPSSLAALLGQTSEAAVRGSLDVLERSGYIRRIQESYSESTVQFLLPPERMRLWMIETAPAELQPVMVHLLRVVGGAAFYDPVPLYMDELAQKSGYNVEDLMPTLRRLHDERIIDFTAGRRGSGIALLGQRVQAADLEIDYSSIQRRMRHQLEKLQAMEHYITGAACRRNMILEYFDEEGIEGVCGKCDNCTSTAIDVQEETGQDLFDRYHALVLHCAAETGGRFGRTTLVDVLRGAQTQRLAQFRLHEASCYAKLRSVDKRHVMEIMDALIAQGWLAKSDSLRPSVYITEIGRAHLGYDVKPMPLPAPGETAETGVKDPVLYEALKTVRRRLAAAANVPSHTLVPDKVLRLMADQRPRSREEALAIEGMGPVTFQKCGRELLGAIGDHLHEQSLSESMEKSRDAFAELPAGLRSTWELAERGLGLGDIAQRRGLTEGTVSNHLADIIRRGMQFKLDALVPQAHQDQIRGAVRKLRDSNLKKIKGIVDSEVSFAEIRIMLAVIDREHMLSRQ, encoded by the coding sequence ATGCAGAACGCTTCGTTTGACGACGCCCTCAGGGCGTTGCGCCATCATTTCGGGTACGAGAACTTTCGTCCCGGACAGGATCATATCGTCAAGACCATTCTCGAGGGAAAAAACACTGTCGCCGTCATGCCGACGGGCGGAGGGAAATCGATCTGTTACCAGATTCCGGCCGTCCTGTTCGAGGGACTCACCATTGTCATTTCCCCACTGATTTCATTGATGCAGGACCAGGTCGCCGCGCTGGAGCGCGCGCGCATCAAGGCCACCTTCATCAATTCCATGCTCGATTACCAGGAAGTGCTCGCCCGTCTCGACAAGGCGCGCAACGGCTGGTACAAACTCATGTACGTGGCGCCCGAGCGCTTTGAAAGCAAGACTTTCATAGAGCGCATGAAGGGCATCCGTATCGCGATGTTCGCGGTGGACGAAGCGCATTGCATCAGCGAATGGGGACATGACTTTCGTCCCAGTTACATGAAGCTCAAGGATGCGCTGGCCGAACTCGGGAGTCCCCTCACCGTCGCCCTCACCGCCACGGCCACACCCGATGTGCGGCAGGACATCCAGCATCAGCTCTCGCTGGAGAATCCCGAAGTCATCGTACGCGGTTTCAACCGCGCCAATCTCACGCTCGCGGTGATGCGCGGAGTGAACAAGCGCGATGAAATCCTGCGCCTCTGCACGAATGACGACTGCGGCATCGTCTATGCGGGCACGCGCAACAATGTCGAGGAAATCGCCATCATGCTGCGGCAGCATGGCATCGCCGCGGAGTCGTATCACGGCGGGATGCAGTCGGGCGCGCGGCAGGATGTGCAGAATCGCTTCATGGACGGACGCACGCGCGTCATCGTCGCGACCACGGCGTTCGGCATGGGCATCGACAAAAGGGATGTGCGCTTCGTGGTACATCACGACATGCCGTCGACGCTCGAGCAGTATTATCAGGAGGCGGGACGTGCGGGACGCGACGGTAAGGAGAGCGTCTGCACACTGCTGTATCATCCGAAAGACCGTTCGCTGCCCGAGTTTTTCATTCGCAACACCTTCCCCGACCGCACACTGATACAGAAGACCTACGCGCAGCTGCATCAGTTCGCCGGGAATCAGCTCGGACAGTCGTTCGACGGACTCGTCGCCCATACACCGTCATCCCTCGCGGCATTGCTGGGGCAGACTTCCGAGGCCGCGGTGCGCGGGTCACTCGATGTACTGGAGCGTTCGGGCTACATCCGGCGCATACAGGAATCGTACAGCGAGTCGACTGTGCAATTCCTCCTCCCGCCCGAGCGCATGCGGCTGTGGATGATAGAAACTGCGCCGGCAGAGCTGCAGCCGGTCATGGTGCATCTGCTGCGTGTGGTGGGCGGTGCGGCCTTCTACGATCCCGTCCCGCTGTACATGGACGAACTCGCGCAGAAAAGCGGCTACAACGTCGAAGATCTCATGCCCACACTGCGCCGTCTGCACGACGAGCGCATCATCGATTTCACGGCGGGAAGACGCGGCAGCGGCATTGCACTGCTCGGTCAGCGCGTGCAGGCCGCGGATCTCGAAATCGACTACAGCAGCATTCAGCGTCGCATGCGGCATCAGCTCGAGAAGCTGCAGGCGATGGAACATTACATCACCGGCGCGGCCTGCAGGCGCAACATGATACTGGAATACTTCGACGAGGAAGGTATCGAAGGGGTCTGCGGGAAATGCGACAACTGCACCTCCACCGCCATCGACGTGCAAGAGGAAACCGGGCAGGATCTCTTCGACCGTTACCATGCGCTCGTGCTGCATTGCGCTGCCGAGACCGGGGGACGCTTCGGACGCACAACACTGGTGGACGTACTGCGCGGGGCGCAGACGCAGCGACTGGCGCAGTTCCGCCTGCATGAAGCCAGCTGCTATGCCAAACTGCGCAGTGTGGACAAACGGCATGTCATGGAAATCATGGATGCGCTGATCGCGCAGGGCTGGCTGGCCAAAAGCGATTCACTGCGTCCCTCGGTGTACATCACCGAAATCGGCAGGGCGCATCTCGGCTACGATGTCAAACCCATGCCGCTGCCCGCACCCGGCGAAACTGCGGAAACCGGTGTGAAAGACCCAGTGCTGTACGAGGCGCTGAAGACCGTCCGTCGCCGGCTGGCCGCCGCCGCCAACGTTCCCTCGCACACGCTGGTACCCGACAAGGTGCTGCGCCTGATGGCTGATCAGCGTCCCCGAAGCCGCGAGGAAGCGCTCGCCATTGAGGGTATGGGACCGGTGACCTTCCAGAAATGCGGCCGCGAGCTGCTGGGCGCCATCGGCGATCATCTGCATGAACAGTCGCTGTCGGAGAGCATGGAGAAGAGTCGCGATGCGTTCGCGGAGCTGCCGGCAGGACTCCGCAGCACGTGGGAGCTGGCGGAGCGCGGACTCGGACTCGGCGACATTGCGCAGCGGCGGGGATTGACGGAAGGCACGGTGTCGAATCACCTGGCGGATATCATCCGGCGTGGCATGCAGTTCAAGCTCGATGCACTCGTGCCGCAGGCACATCAGGATCAGATTCGCGGCGCGGTGAGAAAACTGCGCGACAGTAATCTCAAGAAGATCAAGGGAATCGTCGACAGCGAGGTCAGCTTCGCGGAAATCCGCATCATGCTGGCCGTGATCGACAGGGAGCATATGCTCAGCAGGCAATAA
- the recR gene encoding recombination mediator RecR, translating into MLSTSPSLDALIAEFTRLPGIGRKTAQRLALYVLKRPRQEIEQMATTLLQVKDQVRTCSVCCNITEDDPCAICTSHKRDRSLICVVEESNDVFAIERGNEFRGMYHVLGGRLSPLEGIGPDDLSVRELLDRAAGEVEEIILAMNPNVEGEATTLYLSKLLKPLGVRTTRIARGIPMGSDLEFTDAATITRAFEGRIDL; encoded by the coding sequence ATGCTCTCAACCTCCCCTTCTCTCGATGCACTCATCGCCGAATTCACCCGTCTCCCGGGCATCGGCCGAAAGACCGCGCAGCGCCTCGCGCTGTACGTGCTCAAGCGTCCCCGCCAGGAAATCGAACAGATGGCCACGACGCTGCTGCAGGTCAAGGACCAGGTGCGCACCTGCTCGGTGTGCTGCAACATCACCGAAGACGATCCCTGCGCAATCTGCACCAGTCACAAGCGCGACCGCAGCCTGATCTGCGTTGTGGAAGAGTCCAATGACGTATTCGCCATCGAACGCGGCAATGAATTCCGCGGGATGTATCACGTGCTCGGGGGACGCCTTTCGCCGCTGGAGGGCATCGGACCCGATGATCTCTCGGTCCGCGAGCTGCTCGACCGCGCGGCGGGTGAAGTCGAGGAAATCATTCTCGCGATGAATCCCAACGTCGAGGGCGAAGCCACGACACTGTATCTCTCCAAACTGCTTAAGCCGCTGGGCGTACGCACAACGCGTATCGCACGCGGTATCCCTATGGGAAGCGATCTCGAATTCACCGACGCGGCGACGATCACCCGCGCGTTTGAAGGACGCATCGACCTCTGA
- a CDS encoding YbaB/EbfC family nucleoid-associated protein, translating into MSLNMQDMMARVQELQSRMAEAQQKLRDLETTAEVGGGMVRVTMNGKQEVRKISIEKSVVTPDDVELLEDLILSAVNKAIDQSQKMAKEEMGSATSGLLPNIPGLDLGNLGL; encoded by the coding sequence ATGAGTCTCAACATGCAGGATATGATGGCGCGCGTGCAGGAACTGCAAAGCCGCATGGCGGAAGCCCAGCAGAAACTCCGCGACCTCGAAACCACGGCGGAAGTCGGCGGCGGCATGGTGCGCGTCACCATGAACGGCAAACAGGAAGTGCGCAAGATTTCCATCGAGAAAAGCGTCGTCACGCCCGATGACGTGGAATTGCTCGAAGACCTGATCCTTTCGGCAGTAAACAAAGCCATCGACCAGTCGCAGAAAATGGCCAAGGAAGAAATGGGCAGTGCGACGTCGGGACTGCTGCCGAACATCCCCGGTCTCGATCTCGGCAATCTCGGACTCTGA
- a CDS encoding DUF1232 domain-containing protein: MDKELKDYFEGYDISGEQDEEVYRHQSKQVGEQFEEKLERVGHKLRFAQDLIALFRYFSDAAVPWQKKTIVVGALLYFISPLDAIPDFAPLAGYLDDLGVILAVTKFMSAELAPYYQMPSEPAQHKAPASRPAPRPEPEEHIAFD; the protein is encoded by the coding sequence ATGGATAAGGAACTGAAAGACTATTTCGAGGGATATGACATTTCAGGGGAGCAGGACGAGGAAGTGTACCGCCACCAGTCGAAACAGGTTGGTGAACAGTTCGAGGAGAAGCTCGAGCGCGTGGGACACAAGCTGCGCTTCGCACAGGATTTGATCGCGCTGTTCCGCTATTTCTCGGATGCGGCGGTGCCCTGGCAGAAAAAGACCATCGTCGTCGGCGCCCTGCTGTACTTCATCTCGCCGCTGGATGCCATTCCCGATTTCGCGCCCCTCGCAGGCTATCTCGATGATCTCGGTGTCATTCTCGCCGTGACCAAGTTCATGTCTGCCGAACTGGCGCCGTATTACCAGATGCCTTCCGAACCGGCGCAGCACAAAGCGCCCGCTTCGCGTCCCGCACCACGGCCGGAGCCGGAAGAACACATCGCCTTCGACTGA